The following proteins come from a genomic window of Sphingosinicella flava:
- the pth gene encoding aminoacyl-tRNA hydrolase codes for MQIWVGLGNPGAQYALHRHNVGFMAIDAIAEVHGFDPPRKAFQGWAQQGRIGGERILLLKPATFMNKSGQAVGEAMRFFKAEVGDVTVFHDELDLAPFKVKVKTGGGTAGHNGLRSTEQHIGNPFRRVRIGIGHPGHKDKVTGHVLGNYAKAEMDDLAGMLGAIAAEAGWLAAGEDARFMSDVALRLQK; via the coding sequence ATGCAAATCTGGGTCGGCCTCGGCAATCCGGGCGCGCAATATGCGCTGCACCGGCACAATGTGGGCTTCATGGCGATTGACGCCATCGCCGAAGTCCACGGTTTCGATCCGCCCAGGAAAGCCTTTCAGGGATGGGCCCAGCAGGGCCGGATCGGCGGGGAGCGCATCCTGCTCCTGAAGCCCGCCACCTTCATGAACAAGAGCGGCCAGGCGGTCGGCGAGGCGATGCGCTTCTTCAAGGCCGAGGTGGGCGACGTTACGGTCTTTCACGACGAACTGGATCTCGCGCCGTTCAAGGTGAAGGTGAAGACCGGTGGCGGCACTGCGGGCCACAATGGCCTGCGCTCCACCGAACAGCATATCGGCAACCCCTTCCGCCGCGTGCGCATCGGCATCGGCCATCCGGGCCACAAGGACAAGGTGACCGGACACGTCCTCGGCAATTATGCCAAGGCCGAAATGGACGATCTTGCCGGCATGCTTGGCGCCATCGCCGCGGAAGCCGGGTGGCTCGCGGCGGGCGAGGACGCCCGCTTCATGAGCGACGTGGCTTTGCGGTTACAGAAATGA
- a CDS encoding TraB/GumN family protein: MIVTSFRRKIRWAACTAAAALAACTTSSAQEAPAAKPALWKLADEDTTVYLFGTIHLLPEGVNWRTDTLEKAIRSSDTLVLELPGDEDPMAAAQLIGKLGFSPGLPPLSERVPPDKRDALAKALATASIPAEMQNSMETWTAALAILTTSFKDLGLDPNLGAERSLQATYKEQGKKFGALETAEEQMGFFDTLSEEAQRLVLVSALDDPENARAQFKQMLDAWVRGDVDAIAKTFDDETALSPELREALMKDRNERWAERIGGMLDEPGTVMVAVGAGHLAGADSVQTMLEAKGLKVERVQ, translated from the coding sequence GTGATTGTGACCTCTTTTCGCCGCAAAATCCGCTGGGCGGCCTGCACCGCCGCCGCCGCGCTCGCCGCTTGCACGACATCGTCCGCGCAGGAAGCGCCTGCCGCCAAGCCCGCTTTGTGGAAGCTCGCCGACGAAGACACGACAGTCTATCTGTTCGGCACGATCCACCTGCTGCCGGAAGGCGTGAACTGGCGGACGGACACGCTGGAAAAGGCGATCCGGTCGTCGGACACGCTGGTCCTGGAATTGCCGGGCGACGAGGATCCGATGGCTGCGGCGCAGCTGATCGGAAAACTCGGCTTCTCGCCCGGCCTCCCTCCCCTTTCCGAGCGCGTGCCGCCGGACAAGCGGGATGCGCTCGCCAAGGCACTGGCGACAGCCAGCATCCCGGCCGAGATGCAGAACTCCATGGAAACCTGGACCGCCGCGCTCGCCATCCTCACCACATCGTTCAAGGATTTGGGGCTCGACCCCAATCTTGGCGCGGAACGGAGCCTGCAGGCCACGTATAAGGAACAGGGCAAGAAATTCGGGGCGCTGGAGACGGCGGAGGAGCAGATGGGCTTCTTCGACACCCTGTCGGAAGAGGCGCAGCGGCTGGTGCTGGTGAGCGCGCTCGACGACCCCGAAAATGCGCGGGCGCAGTTCAAGCAGATGCTGGATGCCTGGGTCAGAGGCGACGTGGATGCGATCGCCAAGACATTCGACGATGAAACGGCGCTTTCCCCGGAACTGCGCGAGGCGCTGATGAAGGACCGGAACGAACGCTGGGCGGAACGGATCGGCGGCATGCTCGACGAGCCGGGCACGGTGATGGTTGCGGTCGGCGCAGGGCATCTCGCGGGTGCGGATTCGGTGCAGACCATGCTGGAAGCGAAGGGGCTGAAGGTCGAGCGGGTGCAGTGA
- a CDS encoding 50S ribosomal protein L25/general stress protein Ctc: MSEQLQLSAETRERAGKGASRAMRREGRVPAVIYGNKEEPVSIHLEEKVLVKALNTGHFMNTVVMIDVGGKVSRTLPKDVQFHPVTDRPLHVDFYRIGEHSTVTVAVPVRFENEEAAPGIKKGGVLNIVRHEVELVCDAAEIPDDLVVDLTGYNVGDSIHISAVKLPKGAKPAIEDRDFTIATLVAPSGMKSAEGAAEAGEGGEAGEENA; the protein is encoded by the coding sequence ATGAGCGAACAGCTTCAGCTGTCGGCCGAGACGCGCGAACGGGCTGGCAAGGGAGCCTCCCGTGCCATGCGTCGTGAAGGCCGCGTCCCCGCCGTGATCTACGGCAACAAGGAAGAACCCGTCTCGATCCACCTCGAAGAAAAGGTGCTGGTGAAAGCTCTCAACACCGGCCACTTCATGAACACGGTCGTGATGATCGACGTGGGCGGCAAGGTGAGCCGCACCCTTCCCAAGGACGTTCAGTTCCACCCGGTCACCGACCGGCCGCTGCATGTCGATTTTTACCGCATCGGCGAGCATTCGACCGTCACCGTCGCGGTGCCGGTGCGCTTCGAGAATGAAGAAGCCGCGCCCGGTATCAAGAAGGGCGGCGTGCTCAACATCGTCCGCCACGAAGTCGAGCTCGTCTGCGACGCGGCCGAGATTCCGGACGACCTGGTCGTCGACTTGACCGGCTACAATGTCGGCGATTCGATCCACATTTCGGCGGTGAAGCTGCCGAAGGGCGCCAAGCCCGCGATCGAAGACCGCGACTTCACCATCGCTACGCTCGTCGCCCCGTCCGGCATGAAGTCGGCCGAAGGCGCCGCGGAAGCCGGTGAAGGCGGCGAAGCGGGCGAAGAGAACGCCTGA
- a CDS encoding outer membrane protein, with amino-acid sequence MKYLYATAAIAASLVAAPAFAADISGARIEGIVGYDSPKVSGLEKEIQEFGIDVDADLDGILYGVGIGYDFAVGNNISLGVDAEYSDSSSDFNLKNGDELVTISFARDLYVGSRITTAVSDSFNLYGKLGYTNARASVGYYDGDEGFGIIDNIDGVRAGFGGQFALGGNSYVGLEYRYSNYESDLERHQVAATLGFRF; translated from the coding sequence ATGAAGTATCTTTACGCCACCGCCGCGATTGCGGCGTCGCTCGTTGCCGCGCCGGCTTTCGCTGCCGATATCAGCGGCGCCCGTATCGAGGGGATTGTTGGATATGATAGCCCCAAAGTCAGCGGCCTGGAAAAGGAAATCCAAGAGTTCGGCATCGATGTCGACGCTGATTTGGATGGCATCCTATACGGTGTCGGTATCGGATACGATTTTGCGGTCGGTAATAATATTTCCCTCGGCGTCGACGCGGAATATTCGGATAGCTCATCCGATTTCAACCTCAAGAATGGCGATGAATTGGTCACGATCTCCTTCGCTCGCGACCTTTACGTGGGAAGCCGCATTACTACGGCCGTATCCGACAGCTTCAATCTTTATGGCAAGCTCGGCTATACCAATGCACGGGCGAGCGTTGGCTATTATGATGGCGACGAAGGCTTTGGAATTATTGATAATATCGATGGCGTCCGGGCAGGCTTCGGCGGCCAGTTTGCGCTAGGCGGTAATTCCTATGTCGGCCTAGAATATCGTTACTCCAATTATGAATCCGACCTTGAACGTCATCAGGTCGCCGCAACGCTCGGCTTCCGCTTCTAA
- a CDS encoding glycine--tRNA ligase subunit alpha: MGETKPLSFQRLILTLHDYWSQQGCVILQPYDMEMGAGTFHPATTLRALGPKPWKAAYVQPSRRPTDGRYGENPNRLGHYYQYQVVLKPSPPDLQQLYLGSLAAIGIDFTKHDIRFVEDDWESPTLGAWGLGWEVWCDGMEVTQFTYFQQVGGYDCKPVTGELTYGLERLAMYIQGVDSVYDLAFNDDGVSYGDVFHENEVEFSGYHFEVADTDSLFRRFKDAAEECTRCIEAKLPLPAYDQAIKASHIFNTLQARGVISVAERQAYIGRVRDLAKGACAAWMDKNGWDA, from the coding sequence TTGGGCGAGACCAAACCCCTCAGCTTCCAAAGGCTCATCCTCACCCTCCACGATTATTGGAGCCAGCAAGGCTGCGTGATCCTCCAGCCGTATGACATGGAGATGGGCGCGGGCACTTTCCACCCGGCGACCACCTTACGCGCCCTCGGTCCCAAGCCGTGGAAGGCCGCCTATGTCCAGCCCTCGCGCCGCCCGACCGACGGGCGCTATGGCGAAAATCCGAACCGGCTCGGCCATTATTACCAATATCAGGTGGTGCTGAAGCCCAGCCCGCCCGACCTCCAACAACTCTATCTCGGGTCGCTCGCGGCCATCGGCATCGACTTCACGAAGCACGACATCCGCTTCGTCGAGGACGATTGGGAAAGCCCCACGCTCGGCGCCTGGGGCCTCGGCTGGGAAGTCTGGTGCGATGGCATGGAAGTCACCCAATTCACCTATTTCCAGCAGGTCGGCGGCTATGATTGCAAGCCGGTGACGGGCGAGCTCACCTACGGCCTCGAACGGCTCGCCATGTATATTCAGGGCGTCGACAGCGTCTATGATCTCGCCTTCAACGACGACGGCGTCAGCTACGGCGACGTCTTCCACGAAAACGAAGTCGAGTTTTCAGGCTATCATTTCGAAGTCGCCGACACGGACAGCCTCTTCCGCCGCTTCAAGGACGCCGCCGAGGAATGCACGCGCTGCATCGAGGCGAAGCTGCCGCTCCCGGCCTATGATCAGGCGATCAAGGCCAGCCACATCTTCAACACCCTCCAGGCCCGCGGCGTCATCTCCGTCGCCGAGCGCCAGGCCTATATTGGCCGCGTCCGCGATTTGGCGAAAGGCGCCTGTGCGGCGTGGATGGACAAGAACGGGTGGGACGCGTGA